In Oryza brachyantha chromosome 1, ObraRS2, whole genome shotgun sequence, the following are encoded in one genomic region:
- the LOC102715065 gene encoding oil body-associated protein 2A-like produces the protein MASSDDKPLPTPASGTGGGSAAPPGKPTTVESLVLDKGAAMLQSLRPVKQIKRHVCTFALYAHDPHRQVETHHFVSRLNQDVLQCAVYDTDDKNARLIGVEYIVSRKIFDSLPAEEQRLWHSHAHEIKAGLWVSPHVPETLEKAELEQMACTFGKFWCTWQVDRGDRLPLGAPALMVSPQDEPAGAVLPDLVRKRDNRYGYSTKDLRAERANVQVPAGARPGQADYWLCHRKGFAVDVVPHEMKRHAPFP, from the exons ATGGCGTCCAGCGACGATAAGCCTCTCCCTACGCCGGCCTctggcaccggcggcggcagcgccgcgccgccggggaaGCCGACGACGGTGGAGTCGCTCGTGCTGGACAAGGGCGCGGCGATGCTGCAGTCGCTGCGGCCGGTGAAGCAGATCAAGCGTCACGTGTGCACTTTCGCGCTGTACGCGCACGACCCGCACCGTCAGGTGGAGACCCACCACTTCGTCTCCCGCCTCAACCAGGACGTCCTCCAGTGCGCCGTTTACGACACCGACGACAAGAACGCCCGCCTCATCG GTGTCGAGTACATCGTGTCGCGGAAGATCTTCGACTCGCTgccggcggaggagcagcGGCTGTGGCACTCGCACGCGCACGAGATCAAGGCGGGGCTGTGGGTGAGCCCGCACGTGCCGGAGACGCTGGAGAAGGCGGAGCTGGAGCAGATGGCGTGCACGTTCGGCAAGTTCTGGTGCACCTGGCAGGTGGACCGCGGCGACCGCCTCCCGCTCGGCGCGCCGGCGCTGATGGTGTCGCCGCAGGACGAGCCCGCGGGGGCCGTGCTCCCGGACCTCGTGCGCAAGCGCGACAACAGGTACGGCTACTCCACGAAGGATCTCCGGGCGGAGAGGGCCAACGTGCAGGTGCCGGCAGGGGCGCGCCCGGGGCAGGCCGACTACTGGCTCTGCCACCGCAAGGGCTTCGCCGTGGACGTCGTGCCGCACGAGATGAAGCGCCACGCGCCGTTCCCGTGA